A genomic region of Oryza glaberrima chromosome 1, OglaRS2, whole genome shotgun sequence contains the following coding sequences:
- the LOC127779636 gene encoding protein ALTERED PHOSPHATE STARVATION RESPONSE 1-like gives MGCGQSKIDQEEAVCRCRDRRKLMADAVQARNAFAAAHSAYTVLLKSTGGALSDFAQGETPDLVASHAHLAAPTQAAASVSAPPPPSTAAVLIAPSPPPPPFLDFSHATLQRSSSTPNIPMPDPKAATKTRLAAGASIREEDEVEDDADGHIRTESEDDDDDDEDDDSDDDHHEHDDVLVEEMVHGQPQKRVMMGSVGSSPVTPPPPPRPNPSPPATRTTPPPPMPEPQMATTWDYFFGPTTTPPPTLEQPPEESWMDKREESVPEMKAPIMKPAVDGSAAPMHVAEEQPPQTALEKEKAIEQLAANLPPSKPLIRKPPKAAPGPPAEVRYQHASSMGAVETRKGKTMSGTASLLQIVAQLDDSFLKASESAHDVSKKLEATRMHYHSNHADSRGHIDHSTKIMHVITWNRSFKNLPNQDDFGGNFEIDERFETHATVLDRMLAWEKKLYDEVKAGELMKIDYQKKVALLHKQKKRGVKLETLEKTKAAVSHLHTRYIVDMQSMDSTVSEINRLRDKQLYPKLVDLVDGMANMWSSMHHHHKWQLVIISGIRNFEAPPVPRETTDQHYKQTCDLRDIVREWHMQFEKLMDHQKGYIRALNAWLKLNLIPIESNLKEKVSSPPRLVEPPIKDLLYAWHDQLERLPIELAKTAIKSFAEVISNIVLLQEEEVNLRRRCEETRRDLNRKKAQFEEWHQRYMERKASQGEDANNSEVAEAVNSDPVADRKTAIEEVEIRLREEMGHHNRIARQVREKSLANLRMHLPELFRNMTDFAGFCYEMYSNLRKSAVLPKDEVQG, from the exons ATGGGGTGCGGGCAGTCCAAGATCGACCAGGAGGAGGCGGTGTGCCGGTGCCGGGACCGGAGGAAGCTGATGGCCGACGCCGTCCAGGCGCGCaacgccttcgccgccgcccactccgcCTACACCGTTCTCCTCAAAAGCACCGGCGGCGCGCTCTCTGACTTCGCCCAAGGCGAGACGCCCGACCTGGTGGCCTCTcacgcccacctcgccgccccCACCCAGGCGGCCGCTTCCGTCtccgcgcctcctcccccgtccaccgccgccgtgctcatcgcgccctccccgccgcccccgcccttCCTCGACTTCTCCCACGCCACACTCCAGCGCTCCTCTTCTACTCCAAACATCCCGATGCCCGACCCTAAGGCCGCCACCAAGACCCGACTCGCCGCTGGCGCATCCATCCGGGAAGAGGACGAGGTGGAGGATGATGCTGACGGCCATATCAGAACAGAAAGcgaagatgatgatgacgacgacgaagacgacgataGCGATGATGACCACCATGAGCACGATGATGTCCTCGTGGAAGAAATGGTACACGGACAGCCGCAGAAGCGGGTTATGATGGGCAGCGTGGGGTCTTCTCCAGTAACGCCGCCACCCCCACCACGGCCGAACCCATCCCCGCCAGCCACCAGGACAACACCACCACCCCCAATGCCTGAGCCTCAGATGGCTACTACCTGGGATTACTTCTTCGGTCCAACCACCACACCGCCGCCCACCCTGGAGCAACCTCCTGAGGAGTCTTGGATGGATAAGCGGGAGGAGTCAGTGCCGGAGATGAAGGCACCGATTATGAAACCAGCTGTTGATGGATCAGCTGCTCCTATGCATGTTGCGGAGGAGCAACCACCACAGACAGCACTGGAGAAGGAAAAGGCCATTGAACAGCTTGCGGCAAACCTTCCTCCATCGAAGCCACTTATTAGAAAGCCGCCCAAAGCGGCACCTGGCCCTCCAGCAGAAGTTCGCTACCAGCATGCCTCATCTATGGGTGCGGTTGAAACTCGGAAGGGGAAGACGATGTCAGGTACTGCCAGTTTGCTGCAAATTGTTGCTCAGCTTGATGATTCTTTCCTCAAGGCTTCAGAGAGTGCACATGACGTGTCAAAGAAGCTTGAGGCCACCCGAATGCATTACCACTCCAACCACGCCGACAGTCGAG GGCACATTGACCACTCCACAAAAATCATGCATGTTATTACTTGGAACCGCTCCTTCAAGAACCTACCTAACCAAGATGATTTTGGTGGTAATTTTGAAATTGATGAAAGGTTTGAAACTCATGCCACAGTACTTGATAGGATGCTTGCATGGGAGAAGAAATTGTATGATGAAGTGAAG GCAGGGGAActtatgaaaattgattatcaGAAGAAGGTAGCCCTACTTCATAAACAAAAGAAACGTGGTGTGAAACTCGAAACCCTTGAGAAGACTAAGGCTGCTGTTAGCCACTTGCACACAAGGTACATAGTGGATATGCAATCCATGGATTCAACCGTCTCAGAAATAAACCGACTACGTGATAAACAGTTATACCCGAAGTTAGTGGACCTTGTTGATGG AATGGCAAACATGTGGAGTTCtatgcatcatcatcataagTGGCAGTTGGTTATCATATCAGGAATAAGAAATTTTGAGGCTCCACCGGTTCCAAGAGAGACAACTGATCAGCATTACAAGCAGACTTGTGACCTGCGTGACATTGTCAGGGAGTGGCACATGCAGTTTGAGAAACTCATGGACCATCAGAAAGGATACATTAGAGCACTAAATGCATGGCTCAAGCTTAACCTCATCCCCATCGAAAGCAACTTGAAGGAGAAAGTTTCGTCCCCGCCTAGGCTGGTGGAACCACCTATAAAAGATCTGCTATATGCCTGGCATGACCAGCTTGAAAGGCTTCCAATTGAACTTGCAAAAACTGCCATCAAAAGTTTTGCTGAAGTCATAAGCAATATTGTACTACTTCAGGAAGAAGAAGTCAATCTAAGGAGGAGGTGTGAGGAAACTCGCAGGGATCTCAACCGAAAAAAAGCACAGTTTGAAGAATGGCACCAAAGGTACATGGAGAGAAAGGCATCACAAGGCGAGGATGCTAATAACAGTGAAGTGGCTGAAGCTGTGAACTCAGATCCTGTCGCCGACAGGAAGACGGCCATCGAGGAAGTAGAGATTAGGCTGAGGGAAGAAATGGGGCATCACAATAGGATTGCCAGGCAGGTTAGGGAGAAATCACTTGCCAACCTTCGGATGCACCTGCCAGAGCTCTTCAGAAACATGACTGATTTTGCTGGCTTCTGCTATGAAATGTACAGCAATTTGAGAAAATCTGCTGTACTGCCCAAAGATGAAGTGCAAGGCTGA